From Paracoccus aminovorans, one genomic window encodes:
- a CDS encoding DUF4241 domain-containing protein gives MTRSAALPALLLTACLLGTGPAAADALPGAVQWLIDRSGDPDRIGRDIGPYPLDGSGIVALDPLTGFATKPAPTPAAPEARFYAVLAREDGYAYAAAIALVTADGMPARGESLGVVGVDTGLAAIVTRSGLEAMSLYYDSLQAQASDPYTALEPQLPLQTFASFVTLPDGTRMAVSSSGYGDGGYQFFRLGDAQGQTVAFYLDFLGDRKGEWIDPPPCANV, from the coding sequence TTGACGCGAAGCGCCGCGCTGCCGGCGCTGCTGCTGACCGCCTGCCTTCTCGGCACCGGCCCAGCGGCGGCCGATGCGCTGCCGGGCGCGGTGCAATGGCTGATCGACCGTTCGGGCGACCCCGACCGCATCGGCCGCGACATCGGCCCCTATCCGCTGGACGGCAGCGGCATCGTCGCGCTGGACCCGCTGACCGGCTTCGCCACCAAGCCCGCGCCGACCCCGGCAGCGCCGGAGGCGCGTTTCTATGCCGTGCTGGCGCGTGAGGACGGCTACGCCTATGCAGCCGCCATCGCGCTGGTCACCGCTGACGGCATGCCGGCCCGCGGCGAATCCCTGGGCGTCGTCGGCGTGGATACCGGCCTCGCCGCAATCGTGACCCGATCCGGCCTTGAGGCGATGAGCCTCTATTACGACTCGTTGCAGGCCCAGGCCAGCGACCCCTATACCGCGCTCGAACCGCAATTGCCGCTGCAAACCTTCGCCAGCTTCGTGACCCTGCCCGATGGGACGCGCATGGCGGTCTCCTCAAGCGGTTACGGCGACGGCGGTTACCAGTTCTTTCGTCTCGGCGACGCGCAGGGCCAGACGGTCGCGTTCTATCTGGACTTCCTCGGCGACCGCAAAGGGGAATGGATCGACCCGCCGCCCTGCGCTAACGTCTAG
- a CDS encoding toxic anion resistance protein, with the protein MTSQTQANAAAALDEIQTVTSVILPEPPAAAPSLAQADAATAEAIRRRMDEIDLKDTGSIVHFGARAQNELQEISQAMLADVRNKDVGPAGESLRQIVTTIRGFSISELDVRRQRSWWEKLTGRAAPFAKFVANYEQVQGQIDRITIELDQHQHRLLKDIKSLDLLYDRTLNFYDELALYIAAGEEKLARIDRDDLPAKQAAVEAAPEPDQVMAAQELRDLRSARDDLERRVHDLKLTRQVTMQSLPSIRLVQENDKSLVTKINSTLVNTVPLWETQLAQAVTIQRSAEAARAVKEANDLTNDLLTANAKNLRQANAQIRTQLERGVFDIEAVRTANAELVSTIEDSLRIADEGRSRRAAAEEDLKAMEAELRKTLASASARNPSPAQAS; encoded by the coding sequence ATGACCTCCCAGACGCAGGCCAATGCCGCAGCTGCCCTGGACGAGATCCAGACCGTGACCTCCGTGATCCTGCCCGAGCCGCCCGCCGCCGCGCCCTCGCTGGCGCAGGCCGACGCCGCCACCGCCGAGGCGATCCGCCGGCGCATGGACGAGATCGACCTGAAGGACACCGGCTCGATCGTGCATTTCGGCGCCCGCGCCCAGAACGAGCTGCAGGAAATCAGCCAAGCCATGCTGGCCGACGTCAGGAACAAGGACGTCGGCCCCGCGGGCGAGTCGCTGCGCCAGATCGTGACCACCATCCGCGGCTTTTCCATCAGCGAGCTCGACGTGCGCCGCCAGCGCAGCTGGTGGGAAAAGCTGACGGGCCGCGCCGCGCCCTTCGCCAAATTCGTCGCGAATTACGAACAGGTGCAGGGCCAGATCGACCGCATCACCATCGAGTTGGACCAGCACCAGCACCGGCTGTTGAAAGACATCAAGTCGCTGGACCTGCTTTATGACCGCACGCTGAACTTCTATGACGAACTCGCGCTCTATATCGCGGCGGGCGAGGAAAAGCTCGCAAGGATCGACCGCGACGACCTTCCCGCCAAGCAGGCCGCCGTCGAGGCCGCGCCCGAGCCCGACCAGGTCATGGCCGCGCAGGAACTGCGCGACCTGCGGTCTGCCCGCGACGATCTGGAACGGCGCGTGCACGACCTGAAGCTGACGCGGCAGGTGACCATGCAATCGCTGCCCTCGATCCGGCTGGTGCAGGAAAACGACAAGTCGCTGGTCACCAAGATCAATTCCACGCTGGTGAACACGGTGCCGTTGTGGGAAACCCAGCTGGCGCAGGCCGTCACCATCCAGCGCAGCGCCGAGGCCGCCCGCGCGGTCAAAGAGGCGAACGACCTGACCAACGACCTGCTGACGGCCAATGCCAAGAACCTGCGCCAGGCGAACGCCCAGATCCGCACCCAGCTGGAACGCGGCGTCTTCGACATCGAGGCCGTGCGCACCGCCAATGCCGAGCTGGTCTCGACCATCGAGGACAGCCTGCGCATCGCCGACGAAGGCCGCTCGCGCCGCGCCGCCGCCGAAGAGGACCTCAAGGCCATGGAGGCCGAATTGCGCAAGACCCTGGCCTCGGCCAGCGCCCGCAACCCCAGTCCGGCGCAAGCGTCGTGA
- the fabF gene encoding beta-ketoacyl-ACP synthase II, translated as MRRVVVTGLGMVTPLACGVEETWTRLLAGESGAGPITRFDTSGVQTKYACEIPFGDGTDGTFNPDEWMEPKDRRKVDDFILYGMAAATQAVRDSGWEPMSEADCERTGVLIGSGIGGLSSIADTAVLIKERGAKRVSPFFIPGALINLVSGQVSIRFGFKGPNHAVVTACSTGAHAIGDAARLIMLGDADVMVAGGTESPICEIGIAGFNACKALSTKREADPKAASRPWDEDRDGFVMGEGAGVVVLEEYEHAKARGAKIYAEILGYGMSGDAYHITAPSEDGDGGFRSMTNALARANLSPADIDYINAHGTSTMADVIELGAVERLLGDAAGNVVMSSTKSSIGHLLGAAGAVEAIFCILALRDQICPPTINLDNQARESAIDLAANAAVRRKVDYVLSNSFGFGGTNASLVMGRVQE; from the coding sequence ATGCGCAGAGTTGTCGTCACCGGATTGGGGATGGTCACGCCGCTGGCCTGCGGAGTCGAAGAGACCTGGACCCGGCTGCTGGCCGGAGAATCCGGCGCCGGACCGATCACCCGCTTCGACACCTCGGGCGTGCAGACGAAATACGCCTGCGAGATTCCCTTTGGCGACGGCACGGACGGCACCTTCAACCCCGACGAGTGGATGGAGCCCAAGGACCGGCGCAAGGTCGATGATTTCATCCTCTACGGCATGGCGGCCGCGACCCAGGCGGTGCGCGATTCCGGCTGGGAGCCGATGAGCGAGGCCGATTGCGAGCGCACCGGCGTGCTGATCGGTTCGGGCATCGGCGGGCTGTCGTCCATCGCCGACACCGCCGTGCTGATCAAGGAACGCGGCGCGAAGCGGGTCTCGCCCTTCTTCATTCCCGGGGCGCTGATCAACCTGGTCTCGGGCCAGGTGTCGATCCGCTTCGGCTTCAAGGGGCCGAACCATGCGGTGGTCACCGCCTGCTCGACCGGCGCCCATGCCATCGGCGACGCGGCGCGGCTGATCATGCTGGGCGATGCCGACGTCATGGTCGCGGGCGGCACCGAAAGCCCGATCTGCGAGATCGGCATCGCCGGCTTCAACGCCTGCAAGGCGCTGTCGACCAAGCGCGAGGCCGACCCCAAGGCCGCCAGCCGCCCCTGGGACGAGGACCGCGACGGCTTCGTCATGGGCGAGGGCGCCGGCGTCGTCGTGCTCGAGGAATACGAGCACGCCAAGGCCCGCGGCGCCAAGATCTATGCCGAGATCCTGGGCTATGGCATGTCGGGCGACGCCTATCACATCACCGCCCCCAGCGAGGACGGCGACGGCGGTTTCCGCAGCATGACCAATGCCTTGGCGCGCGCGAACCTGTCGCCGGCCGATATAGACTACATCAATGCGCATGGTACCTCGACCATGGCCGACGTGATCGAGCTGGGCGCGGTCGAGCGGCTCTTGGGCGATGCGGCGGGCAATGTGGTGATGTCCTCGACCAAGTCGAGCATCGGGCACCTCTTGGGCGCGGCCGGTGCGGTCGAGGCGATCTTCTGCATTCTGGCGCTGCGCGACCAGATCTGCCCGCCGACGATCAACCTGGACAACCAGGCGCGCGAATCCGCCATCGACCTGGCTGCCAATGCCGCCGTGCGCCGCAAGGTCGATTACGTGCTGTCGAACAGCTTCGGCTTCGGCGGCACCAACGCCAGCCTGGTGATGGGGCGGGTCCAGGAATGA
- a CDS encoding SPFH domain-containing protein codes for MSLFNILGGEFIEIIEWTDDSRDTMVYRFPTVGRAIKYGAKLTVREGQAAVFIHEGQLADVFQPGLYMLETNNLPILTRLQHWDHGFRSPFKSEIYFVNTTRFNDLKWGTKNPVIARDPEFGPVRIRAFGTYSMRVTDPGRFMTEIVGTDGEFTKDEITFQLRNIIVQEFSRMIAGSGIPVLDMAANTAQFGQMVAKAISPTVAEYGLTIPEFYVENISLPDEVEKMLDKRTSMGIVGDLNRFGQYAASEAMLNASQQPGGAGAGMGAGLGAGLGAGLGAAMAGRGPWGAIPGQQAPQQAPQTPPPLHPETVWHIAVDGAAQGPYGRAHLGRLAQQGGFTRETLVWTPGQDGWKPAEDVAELAQLFTIAPPPPPPPVPKG; via the coding sequence ATGTCGCTCTTCAACATCCTCGGCGGCGAGTTCATCGAGATCATCGAATGGACCGACGACAGCCGCGACACCATGGTCTATCGCTTCCCGACCGTCGGCCGCGCCATCAAATACGGCGCCAAGCTGACCGTGCGCGAAGGCCAGGCCGCCGTCTTCATCCACGAGGGCCAGCTTGCCGACGTGTTCCAGCCCGGCCTCTACATGCTGGAAACCAACAACCTGCCGATCCTGACCCGGCTGCAGCATTGGGACCACGGCTTCCGCAGCCCCTTCAAGTCGGAAATCTATTTCGTCAACACCACCCGCTTCAACGACCTGAAATGGGGCACCAAGAACCCGGTCATAGCCCGCGACCCCGAATTCGGCCCGGTGCGCATCCGCGCCTTCGGCACCTATTCCATGCGCGTGACCGACCCCGGCCGCTTCATGACCGAGATCGTCGGCACCGACGGCGAATTCACCAAGGACGAAATCACCTTCCAGCTGCGCAACATCATCGTGCAGGAATTCTCGCGCATGATCGCGGGCTCGGGCATCCCCGTCCTCGACATGGCGGCGAACACGGCGCAATTCGGCCAGATGGTCGCCAAGGCGATCAGCCCGACGGTCGCCGAATACGGCCTGACCATCCCCGAATTCTATGTCGAGAACATCAGCCTGCCGGACGAGGTGGAAAAGATGCTCGACAAGCGCACCTCGATGGGCATCGTCGGCGACCTGAACCGCTTCGGCCAATACGCCGCCTCCGAGGCGATGCTGAACGCCTCGCAACAGCCGGGCGGCGCGGGTGCGGGCATGGGCGCGGGCCTCGGCGCCGGGCTGGGCGCCGGCCTTGGCGCGGCGATGGCCGGGCGCGGTCCCTGGGGCGCGATCCCCGGCCAACAGGCGCCACAACAGGCCCCGCAAACCCCGCCGCCGCTGCATCCCGAAACCGTCTGGCACATCGCCGTCGACGGCGCCGCGCAAGGGCCCTATGGCCGCGCCCATCTGGGCCGGCTGGCGCAGCAGGGCGGCTTCACCCGCGAAACCCTGGTCTGGACCCCGGGCCAGGACGGCTGGAAACCGGCCGAGGACGTGGCCGAACTGGCCCAGCTCTTCACCATCGCCCCGCCCCCGCCGCCGCCCCCGGTGCCCAAGGGCTGA
- a CDS encoding DUF2927 domain-containing protein: MTRIARPCLALALLAALAACSDQPPAQTPPPAAEAPPPQRPETPRPDQAALRRERAETAREAAARAEVAANSPASRTMRDHLAGVEQALIARGRLRTDDGSDIAMTPEKLAEDFVEVALYDEYLRQGGKLISRPTPAPLRRWQQPVAIRLEFGDSVAPVQRTRDRADIADFAARLQRVSGHPVGLTGAAGNFNVLILNEDERRAIGPRLASLVPGIPEGDIAALRDLAPQNYCTVFAYSSGNSPVYSQAVALIRAELPPRLRRSCVHEELAQGMGLANDSPRARPSVFNDDEEFAYLTRHDELLLKILYDPRLRPGMTEAEARPIVLQIARELLGTEV; encoded by the coding sequence GTGACCCGGATCGCCCGCCCCTGCCTGGCGCTCGCGCTGCTGGCGGCGCTGGCCGCCTGCTCGGACCAGCCGCCGGCCCAGACCCCGCCGCCCGCGGCCGAGGCGCCGCCGCCCCAGCGCCCCGAAACACCCCGCCCCGACCAAGCCGCGCTGCGCCGCGAACGCGCCGAAACCGCGCGCGAGGCCGCCGCCAGGGCCGAGGTGGCCGCCAACAGCCCCGCCAGCCGCACCATGCGCGACCATCTTGCCGGCGTCGAACAGGCGCTGATCGCACGCGGCCGTCTGCGCACCGACGACGGCAGCGACATCGCGATGACTCCCGAGAAGCTGGCCGAGGATTTCGTCGAGGTCGCGCTCTATGACGAATACCTGCGCCAGGGCGGCAAGCTGATCTCGCGCCCGACGCCCGCGCCGCTGCGCCGCTGGCAGCAGCCGGTGGCGATCCGGCTGGAGTTCGGCGACTCGGTCGCCCCGGTGCAGCGCACGCGCGACCGCGCCGATATCGCCGATTTCGCCGCCCGGCTGCAGCGGGTCAGCGGCCATCCGGTCGGGCTGACCGGCGCCGCCGGCAATTTCAACGTGCTGATCCTCAACGAGGACGAGCGCCGCGCCATCGGCCCCAGGCTCGCCAGCCTGGTCCCCGGCATCCCCGAAGGGGACATCGCCGCCCTGCGCGACCTGGCGCCGCAGAACTATTGCACGGTCTTCGCCTATTCCAGCGGCAACTCGCCGGTCTATTCGCAGGCGGTGGCGCTGATCCGGGCCGAGCTGCCGCCCCGCCTGCGCCGCTCCTGCGTGCATGAGGAACTGGCGCAGGGCATGGGCCTTGCCAACGACAGCCCGCGCGCGCGGCCCTCGGTCTTCAACGACGACGAGGAATTCGCCTATCTGACCCGCCACGACGAGCTGTTGCTGAAAATCCTCTACGACCCGCGCCTGCGCCCCGGCATGACCGAGGCCGAGGCCCGCCCCATCGTCTTGCAGATCGCCCGCGAACTGCTGGGGACCGAGGTTTGA